One genomic segment of Ipomoea triloba cultivar NCNSP0323 chromosome 9, ASM357664v1 includes these proteins:
- the LOC116029633 gene encoding uncharacterized protein LOC116029633: MDLAINKVFICRHVRFNEHVFPFAAKTVVQPVVRAQPQPWGVANLSSSAPSAMVVPSRMSQPVVATRGCRTTVSHPVPREHGSMTHSRARTEGAVLVALSAETWRLVPFRAGMNVVGCKWVFRNKRKADGLAFFDTFSPVVKPTTVSLLLSLALTSAWVVRELDVHNAFLNGALAKTVYMSQPPGGPCMVLSRFRVPGLCVCMLSCCLWGFGRPKRESLSIEIVATDDGMLLSQKRYMFDFLKRAGKSDCKPLTTHIPMSRASGDSSKPYADPTRYRSLAGALQYLTMTRPDLSFAAGCPVDRKSMSRFAMFLDSNLVSWVCKKQHTVAQSSTKAEYKAIADMCAEVTWVVTLLRELGVPLVFATYN; encoded by the exons ATGGATTTGGCCATTAACAAGGTCTTCATTTGTAGGCATGTTCGCTTTAATGAGCATGTTTTCCCTTTTGCTGCTAAAACTGTTGTGCAGCCTGTTGTTCGTGCTCAGCCGCAGCCTTGGGGTGTTGCCAATTTGTCATCATCCGCTCCTAGTGCAATGGTGGTTCCTTCTCGGATGAGTCAGCCCGTGGTGGCCACTCGGGGGTGTCGCACTACTGTTTCTCATCCGGTGCCTAGGGAGCATGGTTCTATGACACATAGCAGGGCTCGGACTGAGGGAGCTGTCTTAGTTGCTTTGTCAGCTGAG ACGTGGAGGCTCGTGCCGTTTCGTGCAGGTATGAATGTTGTAGgctgtaagtgggtttttcgcaACAAGCGCAAGGCGGATGGCTTG GCTTTCTTTGACACGTTCAGCCCTGTGGTTAAGCCCACTACGGTTAGCTTGTTGTTGTCTCTCGCTTTGACTTCTGCTTGGGTTGTGCGAGAGCTTGATGTGCACAATGCGTTTTTAAATGGTGCGTTGGCTAAGACGGTATACATGAGTCAGCCTCCTGG TGGTCCCTGTATGGTCTTAAGTAGGTTCCGCGTGCCTGGTTTATGCGTCTGCATGCTTTCTTGTTGTCTGTGGGGTTTCGGGCGTCCAAAACGGGAATCTCttagtattgaaattgtggCTACTGATGATGGTATGCTGCTTTCTCAAAAGCGGTATATGTTTGACTTTCTGAAGCGGGCAGGGAAGTCTGATTGCAAGCCTTTGACTACTCATATTCCTATGTCACGTGCTTCTGGTGACTCCTCTAAGCCTTATGCCGATCCGACTAGGTACAGGAGCTTAGCTGGTGCATTGCAGTATCTCACTATGACTCGCCCTGATTTGTCTTTTGCA GCTGGTTGTCCTGTGGATAGGAAGTCTATGAGTCGCTTCGCTATGTTCTTGGATTCTAATCTTGTGTCGTGGGTGTGTAAGAAGCAGCATACAGTGGCTCAGTCCTCTACtaaagctgagtataaagctaTTGCAGATATGTGTGCTGAGGTAACTTGGGTTGTGACTTTGCTTCGTGAGCTCGGTGTCCCTTTGGTTTTTGCTACGTACAATTGA